A single genomic interval of Bradyrhizobium sp. AZCC 1693 harbors:
- a CDS encoding TonB family protein, which yields MANVATMIRPRRWGKGRAADCIGEGTFPFLLLLLAASLCGRGEQFNKQSAHHAFCEASVTPPSYAQGMEVERSTCLAINRNANMIRRVGNRRFSMLRRISLIALLIAIAMAGNAQSGTVEEWSKQISAQLENGKRFPRAALDQRGTAKVGFVLDRNAGLVSHWLVESTGNRALDEESLAIVERAQPFPIPPPNLKEDDLRFAIAFIFANRPNIFANQPSSWEQGEAKLKAKVDTICRGC from the coding sequence GTGGCCAATGTCGCAACGATGATCAGGCCCCGGCGGTGGGGGAAAGGCCGCGCGGCAGACTGCATCGGCGAAGGGACGTTCCCGTTTCTTTTGTTGTTGCTAGCGGCGAGCCTATGCGGGCGTGGAGAGCAGTTCAACAAGCAATCCGCCCATCACGCCTTCTGCGAGGCCAGCGTTACGCCGCCGAGTTATGCGCAGGGAATGGAGGTCGAGCGATCAACCTGCCTTGCAATCAACCGGAACGCGAATATGATCCGGCGCGTTGGAAATCGAAGGTTCTCTATGTTGCGCCGGATCAGCCTTATTGCACTGCTCATCGCTATCGCTATGGCTGGTAATGCGCAGTCCGGCACCGTCGAGGAATGGAGCAAACAGATCTCTGCCCAGTTGGAGAACGGCAAGCGTTTTCCACGGGCAGCATTGGACCAGCGCGGCACCGCCAAGGTCGGCTTCGTCCTGGACCGAAACGCCGGACTGGTTTCTCACTGGCTGGTGGAAAGTACGGGCAATCGCGCGCTCGACGAAGAAAGCCTGGCGATCGTCGAACGTGCCCAGCCCTTTCCGATACCTCCGCCGAACCTGAAAGAAGATGATCTGAGATTTGCAATCGCATTTATTTTTGCGAACCGGCCCAATATTTTCGCGAACCAGCCCTCGTCCTGGGAGCAGGGGGAGGCCAAGCTGAAGGCTAAAGTGGACACCATCTGCCGCGGCTGTTGA
- a CDS encoding MFS transporter, with amino-acid sequence MATAYVASHFFRASNVTIGLDLMRDLAIGPEALGALTGAFFFGFAAMQIPCGFFFDRFGPRYTVVGMLVVASLGGATFTLAPSWPMLLTGRALMGAGCGVMLIGSMVVISRWFPPDRFSTLTAMVLSIGLLGNLAATTPLAWASQAVGWRAVFGAVVVFTALATIAIWLVVRDAPSGHPFLSRKVEPSGEMLNGLIEVLRNPRLKPILALNFCNYACTFTVQGLWGGAFLREVHGLSPIAAGNVLLFAVIAYQAGMLTFGPLDRRLDTRKGIAIGGTLVIVCLLAILALFSHPPVWLPIAVIIAIGCFSASSTMVMTHGRGIFPDRLIGRGISTMNTSVMLGVACMQTLSGIIIGAFEPLANGARTEEAYRALFGTLTLVLIVAVTIYSRSQDVKPSDEMRAVKR; translated from the coding sequence TTGGCCACCGCCTATGTCGCCAGCCATTTTTTCCGCGCCTCCAACGTCACCATCGGTCTCGACCTGATGCGCGATCTCGCCATCGGGCCGGAAGCGCTGGGGGCGCTGACCGGCGCGTTCTTCTTCGGTTTCGCCGCGATGCAGATTCCCTGCGGCTTCTTCTTCGATCGGTTCGGGCCGCGCTACACCGTGGTTGGCATGCTCGTCGTCGCGAGCCTCGGCGGCGCCACGTTCACGCTGGCGCCGAGCTGGCCGATGCTGTTGACCGGCCGGGCGCTGATGGGCGCCGGCTGCGGCGTGATGCTGATCGGCAGCATGGTGGTGATCTCGCGCTGGTTTCCGCCGGACCGCTTTTCCACGCTGACAGCCATGGTGCTGTCCATCGGCCTGCTCGGCAATCTCGCCGCCACCACGCCGCTCGCCTGGGCATCGCAGGCGGTCGGCTGGAGGGCGGTGTTCGGCGCCGTCGTCGTATTCACCGCACTGGCGACGATTGCGATCTGGCTGGTGGTGCGCGACGCGCCATCCGGTCATCCCTTCCTGAGCCGCAAGGTGGAACCATCAGGCGAGATGCTCAACGGCCTGATCGAGGTGCTGCGCAACCCGCGCCTGAAGCCGATCCTCGCGCTGAATTTCTGCAACTACGCCTGCACTTTCACCGTACAGGGCTTGTGGGGCGGCGCATTCCTGCGCGAGGTGCATGGCCTAAGCCCGATCGCGGCCGGCAATGTCCTGCTCTTCGCCGTGATCGCCTACCAGGCCGGCATGCTCACCTTCGGCCCGCTCGACCGCCGGCTCGACACCCGCAAGGGTATAGCGATCGGCGGCACGCTGGTGATCGTTTGCCTGCTGGCGATCCTGGCGCTGTTTTCCCACCCGCCAGTCTGGCTGCCGATAGCCGTCATCATCGCCATAGGGTGCTTCTCTGCCTCCAGCACCATGGTGATGACCCACGGCCGCGGCATCTTCCCGGATCGCCTGATCGGGCGCGGCATCTCGACCATGAACACGTCAGTGATGCTCGGCGTCGCCTGCATGCAGACGCTGTCCGGCATCATCATCGGCGCGTTCGAACCGCTCGCGAACGGCGCCCGCACCGAAGAGGCTTATCGCGCGCTGTTCGGGACGCTGACGCTGGTGCTGATTGTCGCGGTCACGATTTACAGTCGGTCGCAGGATGTGAAGCCGAGTGATGAAATGCGGGCGGTGAAGCGATAG
- a CDS encoding N-acyl homoserine lactonase family protein has protein sequence MTRISAIAVAFSLASATLFSNEASYAQAKPGVERLYILNCGEGVAGDISRWSPGVNVGKSMEFVDNCYLIKHSQGWLLWDTGVTDAIAAMPDGQKPTDARATHWKRPKTLANQFEQLGVKSSDIKYVAVSHTHPDHVGNISMFPQSTLLVQKAEYEWPSPFARALQAGPSAVNKLEGDHDVFSDGSVMLIATPGHTPGHQSLLIKLPNTGAVLLSGDAVHFRDNWENRRVPDINFNKEQTSASLQRIADILAKENAQLWINHDKMQRDSLKMAPDFYE, from the coding sequence ATGACCAGAATATCAGCCATCGCCGTGGCGTTCAGTCTTGCTTCGGCAACCCTGTTTTCCAACGAAGCGAGCTACGCTCAAGCCAAGCCCGGCGTGGAGCGGCTCTACATCCTCAATTGCGGCGAAGGCGTTGCTGGCGATATTTCCCGCTGGTCGCCCGGCGTCAACGTCGGGAAGTCCATGGAGTTCGTGGACAACTGCTACCTGATCAAACACAGCCAGGGCTGGCTGCTGTGGGACACCGGCGTGACCGACGCGATTGCCGCCATGCCCGATGGCCAGAAGCCGACGGATGCGCGCGCCACCCATTGGAAACGCCCGAAGACGCTCGCGAACCAGTTCGAGCAGCTTGGCGTCAAGTCCTCGGATATCAAATACGTCGCCGTCTCACACACCCACCCCGACCACGTCGGCAATATCAGCATGTTTCCGCAATCAACGTTGTTGGTGCAAAAGGCGGAATACGAGTGGCCTTCGCCCTTCGCCCGGGCCCTTCAAGCCGGACCATCCGCGGTCAACAAGCTGGAGGGGGATCATGACGTCTTCAGCGACGGCAGCGTGATGCTCATCGCGACCCCCGGGCACACGCCCGGCCATCAATCGCTATTGATCAAACTGCCCAACACCGGCGCAGTCCTGCTCTCGGGCGACGCCGTCCATTTCAGGGATAATTGGGAAAACCGCCGCGTGCCTGACATCAATTTCAACAAGGAGCAGACCTCGGCATCACTGCAGCGGATAGCTGACATTCTCGCCAAGGAAAACGCGCAGCTTTGGATCAACCATGACAAAATGCAACGCGACAGCCTGAAGATGGCGCCGGACTTTTATGAGTGA
- a CDS encoding 2-hydroxychromene-2-carboxylate isomerase, giving the protein MPVTIDYYLSLNSPWTYLGSAPFAEIAERNGAIVNIKPCKFGPIFEQTGGLPLPKRSPQRRAYRMMELKRWREVRNAPIHLEPKHFPCDDAAAVRLVIAAKLQGKNAHRLSLELGRALWEREETLADPTTIALAAERAGLDAAELRASGPSDAELDALYEKFTQEALSAGVFGAPSYVLPSGEIFWGQDRLDLLERALKKLAS; this is encoded by the coding sequence GTGCCGGTCACCATCGACTACTACCTGTCGCTCAACTCGCCGTGGACCTATCTCGGCAGCGCGCCGTTCGCCGAGATTGCGGAGCGCAATGGCGCGATCGTCAACATCAAGCCCTGCAAGTTCGGTCCGATCTTTGAGCAGACCGGCGGGCTGCCGCTGCCGAAGCGCTCGCCGCAGCGGCGCGCCTATCGGATGATGGAGTTAAAGCGCTGGCGCGAGGTGCGGAACGCTCCCATCCATCTCGAGCCGAAGCATTTCCCGTGCGACGACGCCGCGGCGGTCCGCCTGGTGATCGCGGCCAAGCTGCAGGGCAAGAATGCCCACAGGCTGTCGCTGGAACTCGGGCGTGCGCTGTGGGAACGCGAGGAAACGCTCGCCGATCCCACCACGATCGCGCTGGCGGCCGAGCGCGCCGGTCTCGACGCTGCGGAGCTGCGCGCAAGCGGGCCTTCAGACGCCGAACTCGACGCGCTGTACGAGAAGTTTACGCAGGAGGCGCTGAGCGCGGGCGTCTTCGGTGCGCCGAGCTACGTGCTGCCTTCGGGCGAGATCTTCTGGGGCCAGGACCGGCTGGACCTGCTGGAACGCGCTTTGAAAAAGCTGGCATCTTGA
- a CDS encoding DUF883 family protein encodes MSDAATTNLTDKATYERLAKDVTAVKNDIAALTEQITDALNSFAGTATKQARRGYRQARASAEQAVDDVSERGSAMMDAAQDAASSIEETLEDAITQRPLATVALALGIGFLIGVTWRR; translated from the coding sequence ATGTCCGACGCCGCGACGACAAATCTGACGGACAAAGCCACCTATGAACGCCTGGCAAAGGATGTAACCGCCGTGAAAAACGACATCGCAGCCCTGACCGAACAGATCACCGACGCCCTCAACAGTTTTGCCGGCACCGCGACCAAGCAGGCGCGCCGCGGCTACAGGCAGGCGCGCGCCAGCGCAGAACAGGCGGTCGACGATGTGTCCGAGCGCGGCAGCGCGATGATGGACGCCGCCCAGGACGCCGCGTCCTCGATCGAGGAGACACTGGAAGACGCCATCACGCAGCGCCCGCTGGCGACTGTCGCGCTGGCGCTTGGTATCGGCTTTCTGATCGGCGTGACCTGGCGCAGGTAG
- a CDS encoding AI-2E family transporter gives MASKSPPTKPLPGERQLPNGHEGTPAHDSKVELPPVIRRTEVVAICLVGLLLICIIAGLYLAKAFFLPITMAFIVGTMLSPAASFLERCRIPRAVAAVLIVAAAGAGVAFMVGLIASPAVEWSGKLPELGAMLKDKLHVFDRPLMLWQELQSMLGGPDTLTTLHLPKIDWVQPTVEFLSPTFAEFLLFIATLILFIASWRELRRALIMNFGERTWRLRTLRILNEIEENLGNYLLMVTTINVSVGIVTGLICAVTGMPNPAGLGALAAILNFIPIIGPVAMFAVLVVVGIVALPTISAGLLAPAMFAGMTFLEGHFLTPMIVGRRLALNALAVFLALAFWTWLWGPMGAFLSSPLLIVALIVKAHLMPPDSPQLPED, from the coding sequence TTGGCTTCCAAATCTCCGCCGACAAAACCTTTGCCCGGGGAACGCCAGCTTCCCAACGGGCACGAAGGCACGCCGGCCCACGACAGCAAGGTCGAATTGCCGCCGGTGATCCGCCGCACCGAAGTGGTGGCCATCTGCCTCGTTGGCCTTCTGCTCATCTGCATCATCGCCGGCCTCTATCTTGCCAAGGCGTTCTTTCTGCCGATCACGATGGCCTTCATCGTCGGCACCATGCTGTCGCCGGCTGCCAGTTTCCTCGAACGCTGCCGCATTCCGCGCGCGGTCGCCGCCGTGCTGATCGTGGCGGCCGCCGGCGCCGGGGTCGCCTTCATGGTCGGCCTGATCGCCTCGCCCGCGGTGGAATGGAGCGGCAAGCTTCCGGAGCTCGGGGCAATGCTGAAGGACAAGCTGCACGTGTTCGACCGGCCGCTCATGCTCTGGCAGGAGCTGCAGAGCATGCTCGGCGGTCCCGACACGCTGACGACATTGCATCTGCCCAAGATCGACTGGGTGCAGCCGACAGTGGAATTCCTGTCGCCGACCTTTGCCGAATTCCTGCTGTTCATCGCAACCCTGATCCTTTTCATCGCGAGTTGGCGGGAGCTGCGCCGGGCCTTGATCATGAATTTCGGCGAACGAACGTGGCGGCTGCGGACGCTGCGGATACTCAACGAGATCGAGGAGAATCTCGGCAACTATCTCCTGATGGTGACCACGATCAATGTCAGCGTCGGCATCGTTACCGGCCTGATATGTGCGGTAACGGGCATGCCCAACCCGGCCGGTCTCGGCGCGCTGGCGGCGATCCTGAATTTCATTCCGATCATCGGCCCGGTGGCGATGTTCGCCGTCCTGGTCGTGGTCGGTATCGTCGCGCTCCCCACCATCAGCGCCGGCCTGCTGGCGCCGGCCATGTTCGCGGGCATGACCTTCCTGGAAGGTCATTTCCTGACGCCGATGATCGTCGGCCGCCGGTTGGCGCTGAACGCGCTCGCCGTATTCCTGGCGCTTGCGTTCTGGACCTGGCTGTGGGGTCCGATGGGCGCATTCCTGTCGTCGCCGCTCCTGATCGTCGCGCTGATCGTGAAGGCGCATTTGATGCCGCCGGATTCGCCGCAGCTGCCGGAGGACTAA
- a CDS encoding L,D-transpeptidase, which produces MTQSFDRRPSSRVTGALVLVSAVLLAPVLSSDARAQTFGYASSQPNAYPSDEVIASDEGATPERLRRAVVAFGTAEAPGTIIIDTGNTTLYYVLGQSRAIRYGVGVGRDGFTWSGVQTISRKAEWPDWHPPHEMIARQPYLPRFMAGGPGNPLGARAMYLGSSQYRIHGTNDPSTIGKFVSSGCIRLTNEDVIDLFSRVDVGTKVVVLPKNAPVMARGGDSRSGIVARPAGAHPRPVAATPSGRQAMNLTAPQVN; this is translated from the coding sequence ATGACACAGTCCTTTGATCGCCGGCCTTCGTCGCGCGTAACGGGCGCACTCGTTCTCGTCAGCGCCGTCCTGCTGGCGCCGGTATTGTCCAGCGATGCGCGCGCGCAGACCTTTGGCTACGCTTCCAGCCAGCCGAATGCCTATCCCAGCGATGAGGTGATCGCGTCCGACGAGGGCGCGACGCCGGAGCGGCTTCGCCGCGCCGTCGTCGCCTTCGGTACGGCGGAGGCGCCCGGCACCATCATCATCGATACCGGCAACACCACGCTGTATTACGTGCTCGGCCAGAGCCGGGCCATCAGGTACGGCGTCGGCGTCGGGCGCGACGGCTTTACCTGGTCCGGGGTGCAGACCATCAGCCGCAAGGCGGAATGGCCGGACTGGCATCCGCCTCACGAGATGATCGCGCGCCAGCCCTATCTGCCGCGCTTCATGGCCGGCGGTCCCGGCAATCCGCTCGGTGCGCGGGCGATGTATCTCGGCTCCAGCCAGTACCGCATTCACGGCACCAACGATCCCTCGACGATCGGAAAGTTCGTCTCGTCGGGCTGCATCCGCCTGACCAATGAGGACGTCATCGATCTGTTCAGCCGGGTTGATGTCGGAACGAAAGTCGTGGTGCTGCCGAAGAACGCGCCGGTGATGGCGCGCGGCGGGGATAGCCGGAGCGGCATCGTAGCGCGTCCAGCCGGCGCGCATCCGCGCCCGGTCGCGGCGACGCCCTCGGGCCGCCAGGCGATGAACCTGACGGCGCCGCAAGTCAACTGA
- a CDS encoding DUF2865 domain-containing protein, translated as MRVRSGKRVAWGTAAIICASVLAPAAQAQDFFSQLFGGFARPRHQPYIQMPFGNDDGQVYAPRGEGRVRYGGGGGQAYCVRTCDGRYFPVTASDNASRAASCNSFCPASETKLFYGSSIDNAIAENGKAYSELPNAFRYRNELVSGCTCNGKDQVGLAPVKIEDDPTLRKGDIVAGENGLLVAGRSADRRGAELNFSPASDKVRAKYGRVPVVARE; from the coding sequence ATGCGCGTGCGATCAGGAAAGCGAGTAGCATGGGGGACAGCCGCGATCATATGCGCTTCGGTGCTGGCGCCTGCCGCGCAGGCCCAGGATTTTTTCTCGCAACTGTTCGGCGGGTTCGCCCGCCCGCGCCACCAGCCCTACATCCAGATGCCGTTCGGCAACGACGACGGCCAGGTGTACGCGCCGCGTGGCGAGGGGCGCGTCCGCTACGGTGGAGGCGGCGGCCAGGCGTATTGCGTGCGGACCTGCGACGGGCGCTATTTCCCGGTCACCGCCTCAGACAATGCGAGCCGCGCGGCCAGCTGCAACAGCTTCTGCCCGGCGAGCGAGACCAAGCTGTTCTACGGCAGCAGCATCGACAACGCGATCGCCGAAAACGGCAAGGCCTATTCGGAGCTGCCGAACGCATTCCGCTATCGCAACGAACTCGTCAGCGGCTGCACCTGCAACGGCAAGGACCAGGTCGGTCTGGCGCCGGTCAAGATCGAGGACGACCCGACGCTGCGCAAGGGCGACATCGTCGCCGGCGAGAACGGTCTTCTGGTCGCAGGCCGCAGCGCCGACAGACGCGGCGCCGAACTGAATTTCTCGCCCGCCTCTGACAAGGTCCGCGCGAAGTATGGGCGAGTGCCTGTCGTGGCGCGGGAGTGA
- a CDS encoding methyl-accepting chemotaxis protein, protein MLNRLTVSALLKTVILVTSFCVVVGFSLNAWDSWGRLQAASRIAVIADASANIFKAMHNLRTDRSTTNRLLNSDAPMDPDIEKYLRNIRDTEMPAMGSALGLLGGLEFAQQQTLVPEFDRVFKTMGTLQKEFWEAVAKPKAQRRPELAKEYMAAANAMLEVLEKLSGALSAAVNHQDATIDQLLAIKQIAWLLRNTAGEASLIVSTGLSSGKVSPEANHAYTKYAGGIDAAWGALQLTASGMQLPPTISSAIAATKTAYFEPSYLALRDRLLTQIAAGEKAELNANQWTPVTVGRLGAAVTVAEGALDAAKDHAAHLRFTAQRSLTMQLTLLAGALALAFGAITIVTRRAIKPLHIMRDAMLKVAAGDLHVDTGYAARHDEIGALAGALETFKQHAADKVRIEAQERERNAGATARQQAIESYVGEFESMVRQTLSQLGDASGQMRTTSAGLSTISRQTNERVQVAGKASGEASMSVETVAAASEELSASINDISQQAAHAASIASRAVGQARNTDGTVQGLAQSAGRIGEVVGLINTIAAQTNLLALNATIEAARAGEAGRGFAVVASEVKSLASQTAKATEEISEQISDIQRVAGEAIDAIKGIGSIIGEVNEVATAIAAAVQQQGAATQEITRSTQFAAQGTKNVSDNITGVKADADAAAAAAEDVKQASQTLETQSQQLGNQVTDFLGKIRAA, encoded by the coding sequence ATGTTGAACCGTCTGACCGTATCCGCGCTGCTGAAGACCGTCATCCTCGTCACCTCCTTCTGCGTGGTGGTTGGATTTTCGCTCAACGCCTGGGACTCCTGGGGCCGTTTGCAGGCGGCGAGCCGCATTGCTGTCATCGCCGATGCCTCGGCGAACATCTTCAAGGCGATGCACAATCTGCGCACCGACCGCTCCACGACCAACCGGTTGCTGAATTCCGATGCGCCGATGGACCCCGACATCGAGAAGTATCTGCGCAACATCCGCGACACCGAAATGCCGGCGATGGGCAGCGCGCTCGGCCTGCTCGGCGGCCTTGAATTCGCGCAGCAACAGACGCTCGTGCCGGAATTCGACCGCGTGTTCAAGACGATGGGCACGCTGCAGAAGGAGTTCTGGGAAGCGGTGGCCAAGCCGAAGGCGCAGCGCCGTCCCGAACTGGCCAAGGAATACATGGCTGCGGCGAACGCGATGCTGGAGGTGCTCGAAAAGCTTTCCGGCGCCCTTTCCGCCGCCGTCAATCACCAGGACGCGACCATCGACCAATTGCTGGCGATCAAGCAGATCGCCTGGCTGTTGCGTAACACCGCCGGCGAAGCCTCGCTGATCGTGTCGACCGGCCTCAGCTCCGGAAAGGTCTCGCCGGAGGCGAACCATGCCTACACGAAATATGCCGGCGGCATCGACGCCGCATGGGGCGCGCTGCAACTGACTGCGTCGGGAATGCAGTTGCCGCCGACGATCTCGAGCGCGATCGCCGCGACCAAGACCGCCTATTTCGAACCGTCTTATCTGGCCCTGCGCGACCGGCTGCTGACGCAGATCGCGGCCGGCGAGAAAGCGGAGCTTAACGCCAACCAGTGGACCCCGGTCACGGTCGGGCGTCTCGGTGCCGCTGTCACTGTCGCCGAAGGCGCGCTCGACGCCGCCAAGGATCACGCCGCGCATCTGCGCTTCACCGCCCAGCGTTCGCTGACGATGCAGCTCACGCTGCTGGCCGGCGCGCTGGCGCTGGCGTTCGGCGCCATAACGATCGTCACCCGCCGCGCCATCAAGCCGCTGCACATCATGCGCGACGCCATGCTGAAGGTCGCAGCCGGCGACCTCCATGTCGATACCGGATACGCCGCGCGCCACGACGAAATCGGCGCGCTGGCCGGCGCGCTGGAGACCTTCAAGCAGCACGCCGCCGACAAGGTGCGGATCGAGGCGCAGGAGCGCGAGCGCAATGCCGGCGCCACGGCGCGGCAGCAGGCGATCGAGAGCTATGTCGGCGAGTTCGAGAGCATGGTGCGCCAGACGCTCAGCCAGCTCGGCGACGCTTCCGGCCAGATGCGGACCACCTCGGCCGGCCTGTCGACGATTTCGCGCCAAACCAACGAGCGCGTCCAGGTCGCCGGGAAGGCTTCCGGCGAGGCGTCGATGAGCGTCGAGACCGTCGCTGCCGCGTCGGAGGAACTCAGCGCCTCGATCAATGACATCAGCCAGCAGGCGGCGCATGCGGCCAGCATCGCCAGCCGCGCGGTCGGCCAGGCGCGCAACACCGACGGCACCGTCCAGGGCCTCGCCCAATCGGCCGGGCGGATTGGCGAAGTCGTCGGCCTGATCAACACCATCGCCGCGCAGACCAACCTGCTGGCGCTCAACGCCACGATTGAGGCCGCGCGCGCGGGCGAGGCCGGCCGTGGCTTCGCGGTGGTCGCCTCCGAGGTCAAATCGCTGGCGAGCCAGACGGCGAAGGCGACCGAGGAAATTTCCGAGCAGATCTCCGACATCCAGCGGGTCGCGGGCGAAGCCATCGACGCCATCAAGGGCATCGGCAGCATCATCGGCGAGGTCAACGAGGTCGCGACCGCGATTGCCGCCGCCGTGCAGCAACAGGGCGCCGCGACGCAGGAGATCACGCGCTCGACGCAATTTGCCGCCCAGGGCACCAAGAACGTATCCGACAACATCACCGGCGTGAAGGCCGATGCGGACGCAGCAGCCGCCGCCGCTGAGGATGTGAAGCAGGCTTCCCAGACGCTGGAGACGCAGAGCCAGCAACTCGGCAATCAGGTCACGGATTTCCTCGGCAAGATCCGCGCGGCTTAA